The proteins below are encoded in one region of bacterium:
- a CDS encoding flagellar basal body L-ring protein FlgH has protein sequence MEKSLVKIRYRLLFNIISIVCTLGIACFLLTAAGGCAKVARSSGPVQQGADSPAECPPVVAAPGDEASLASDGSLWKDSSPSGYLFADPRARAVGDIVTVNIVERASASGNASTKTGKKSSLAADVTSLLGFEKSVASRNPNLDPAKLLSASASNTFDGSGEISRSGKVTATLSARVNRVLPNGDLAIRGTRQVTINNEQQLIVIQGIIRPEDIAPDNTISSTSIADAQIAYTGKGVMSEKQHPGWLSRVIDLVWPF, from the coding sequence ATGGAAAAGTCATTGGTGAAAATCAGATACAGGTTACTTTTTAATATTATCAGTATTGTTTGTACGCTGGGGATTGCCTGCTTCCTGCTGACGGCGGCAGGGGGATGTGCCAAAGTTGCCCGGAGTTCAGGCCCGGTGCAGCAGGGCGCGGATTCGCCTGCGGAGTGTCCGCCCGTTGTCGCTGCACCCGGTGATGAAGCATCGCTGGCAAGTGACGGATCGCTCTGGAAGGATTCATCGCCTTCCGGCTATCTCTTTGCCGATCCGAGGGCCAGGGCAGTGGGGGATATCGTTACCGTAAATATTGTGGAAAGGGCCAGCGCCAGCGGCAATGCCAGCACCAAAACCGGGAAAAAGTCGTCGCTCGCAGCGGATGTCACCTCGCTTCTGGGATTTGAAAAATCCGTTGCCAGCCGCAATCCCAACCTCGATCCGGCCAAGCTGCTGAGCGCCTCAGCCAGCAACACCTTCGACGGATCCGGAGAAATCAGCCGAAGCGGCAAGGTCACCGCTACCCTCAGCGCGCGGGTCAACCGCGTTCTGCCCAACGGCGATCTGGCCATACGGGGAACCAGGCAGGTGACCATCAACAACGAACAACAGCTCATTGTCATTCAGGGAATTATCAGGCCGGAAGACATCGCTCCGGACAATACCATATCCTCCACCTCCATCGCTGATGCCCAGATAGCCTATACCGGCAAAGGGGTGATGAGCGAGAAGCAGCACCCTGGCTGGCTGAGCAGGGTCATTGACCTGGTCTGGCCATTTTAG
- the flgA gene encoding flagellar basal body P-ring formation chaperone FlgA, which translates to MMNRKAGKDNLRSLAAMTGLTLIGLVLLLPGRTGCCQPVQADGSTGCRNVTLLLKERSAVSKEKVLLGDIASVQGTDAALTGKLGRIQVGKSPLPGSTVIITSQGILHQLKREYPDPLKISFSGPDRCLVERKYREITAEEVERLFRQRFFEQFSDQEFELEKVRVSLSQPVKVPEGDDGGEGDGGAIEFEVPFTGPPGRQEESYTVRIKHKGEVLRQIRVLAAIRYHAMILVAARDLGKGEIITAGDVTQKAVVLDYPDPDGIGDSTRIVGMTCRQPVRAGSELTLKMVEQPLLIRKGAIIKMTVESNNLRIVGFGRARADGRQGEIIPAENLTSQGNVYGKVIGENQIQVTF; encoded by the coding sequence ATGATGAACCGGAAGGCAGGAAAGGATAATCTGCGCAGCCTGGCGGCTATGACCGGCCTGACCCTGATCGGCCTGGTGCTGCTGCTGCCCGGCAGAACGGGATGCTGCCAGCCGGTGCAGGCCGATGGCAGCACGGGGTGCAGGAATGTGACCCTGCTCCTCAAGGAGCGGTCTGCAGTGAGTAAAGAAAAGGTCCTGCTCGGCGATATTGCCAGCGTGCAGGGGACCGATGCAGCCCTGACCGGAAAACTGGGCCGCATCCAGGTGGGGAAATCACCCCTGCCAGGCTCCACGGTAATTATCACCTCCCAGGGCATTCTTCATCAGCTCAAAAGAGAGTACCCTGATCCGTTGAAAATTTCCTTTTCCGGCCCTGACAGGTGCCTGGTAGAGCGAAAATACCGGGAGATTACCGCCGAAGAGGTGGAGCGGCTTTTCCGGCAGCGCTTTTTCGAGCAATTTTCTGACCAGGAATTCGAGCTGGAGAAGGTCAGGGTTTCCCTTTCCCAGCCGGTGAAGGTGCCGGAGGGGGATGATGGAGGTGAGGGGGATGGTGGAGCTATCGAATTCGAGGTTCCTTTTACCGGGCCGCCGGGCAGGCAGGAGGAAAGTTATACCGTAAGGATCAAACATAAGGGAGAGGTGCTCAGGCAGATCAGGGTTCTGGCCGCTATCCGCTATCACGCCATGATTCTGGTGGCAGCCAGAGACCTTGGCAAGGGTGAAATTATCACTGCGGGCGATGTGACCCAAAAGGCCGTGGTCCTCGATTACCCTGATCCTGACGGGATCGGTGATTCAACCCGGATCGTAGGCATGACCTGCCGTCAGCCGGTCCGGGCAGGCAGTGAGCTGACTCTCAAAATGGTCGAGCAGCCCCTGTTGATCAGGAAGGGGGCAATCATCAAAATGACGGTCGAGAGCAATAACCTTCGCATTGTCGGCTTTGGGAGAGCCAGGGCTGATGGCCGCCAGGGAGAGATCATCCCGGCTGAAAACCTGACTTCTCAGGGGAATGTTTATGGAAAAGTCATTGGTGAAAATCAGATACAGGTTACTTTTTAA
- the flgG gene encoding flagellar basal-body rod protein FlgG produces MIRSLWISASGMEAQTLNIDVISNNLANVNTTGFKRSRADFQDLLYQNLRPAGAPSSLGTQVPTGIELGQGSRTVAVQKLFLQGDYQKTENELDIAIEGDGFIQVTRPSGDMAYTRSGALKLDSQGRVVTSDGFVIAPEITIPADTEKVNIGSDGLVSVKLAGQSTFTELGNIELVNFPNPAGLSSIGRNLYEATDASGDPVTGTPGQDGLGTITQGYLEMSNVSIMEEMVNMIVAQRAYEINSKAMQTADEMMRLASNVKR; encoded by the coding sequence ATGATTCGTTCTCTCTGGATTTCAGCTTCCGGCATGGAAGCCCAGACGCTCAATATCGATGTTATTTCCAATAACCTGGCCAATGTCAATACCACCGGCTTCAAGCGAAGCAGGGCTGATTTTCAGGACCTGCTGTATCAGAACCTCCGGCCGGCCGGAGCACCATCCTCACTGGGTACCCAGGTACCTACCGGCATTGAGCTGGGGCAGGGATCGAGGACGGTAGCTGTTCAGAAGCTGTTCCTGCAGGGGGATTATCAGAAAACGGAAAACGAACTGGATATAGCCATTGAGGGGGATGGTTTTATTCAGGTCACCAGGCCCAGCGGCGACATGGCCTACACCCGCTCCGGGGCCCTGAAACTGGACAGCCAGGGCAGGGTAGTGACTTCCGATGGATTCGTTATCGCTCCCGAAATCACCATTCCCGCTGATACGGAAAAGGTCAACATCGGCTCTGACGGCCTTGTTTCGGTCAAACTGGCTGGTCAGAGCACCTTTACCGAACTGGGAAACATCGAACTGGTCAATTTTCCGAATCCTGCCGGACTGAGCAGTATCGGCCGCAACCTCTACGAGGCAACAGACGCCTCCGGTGATCCGGTCACGGGCACACCCGGTCAGGATGGCCTGGGGACCATTACCCAGGGGTATCTTGAGATGTCCAATGTCAGCATTATGGAAGAGATGGTCAATATGATTGTTGCCCAGAGGGCCTATGAGATCAATTCCAAGGCCATGCAGACCGCTGACGAAATGATGCGTCTGGCCAGTAATGTGAAGAGATGA
- a CDS encoding flagellar hook-basal body protein, whose amino-acid sequence MNIGMYRAVAGCLVQQERLDAASTNMANSNAIGYKAARLSVGFNGDVAQVDRKSMDFSEGARQNTNSRLDLALEGDGFFVVQTAQGPAYTRKGNFSLDARGGLVTQEGLPILGQNGPVRITGNDISITADGTIQVDGQVVDKLRLATFPRPYPFDTRSGSLFFLQSPGVREQPAQGAVVQQGQVELANVNLMKEMARLIEISTTYESCQKVIQAVDEMDQKIITETNRM is encoded by the coding sequence ATGAACATTGGAATGTATCGGGCTGTAGCCGGCTGTCTTGTTCAGCAGGAGCGGCTGGATGCAGCGAGTACGAACATGGCGAACAGCAACGCCATTGGCTATAAAGCTGCCCGCCTGAGCGTGGGTTTCAACGGTGATGTTGCCCAGGTGGACAGAAAAAGCATGGACTTTTCCGAGGGCGCACGGCAGAACACCAACAGCAGGCTGGACCTTGCCCTGGAGGGGGATGGTTTTTTCGTGGTCCAGACTGCACAGGGACCTGCCTATACCCGGAAAGGAAATTTCTCTCTGGATGCCAGGGGGGGGCTGGTTACCCAGGAAGGGCTTCCGATCCTCGGACAAAACGGGCCTGTACGGATCACCGGAAATGACATCAGCATCACTGCTGACGGGACGATTCAGGTGGACGGGCAGGTTGTGGACAAACTGCGTCTGGCTACTTTCCCCCGTCCTTATCCCTTCGATACCCGGAGTGGAAGCCTGTTCTTTCTTCAGTCTCCCGGTGTCCGGGAGCAACCCGCGCAGGGAGCGGTGGTCCAGCAGGGCCAGGTTGAGCTTGCCAACGTCAACCTGATGAAAGAGATGGCCAGACTCATTGAAATATCCACCACTTACGAGTCATGCCAGAAGGTCATTCAGGCTGTCGATGAAATGGACCAGAAGATTATCACCGAAACCAACAGGATGTAA
- a CDS encoding flagellar hook protein FlgE — MLNCLSTGVNGLTANNNDMSIIANNIANANTPGYKTQRAEFADILYQQTGKLEFGNGVNVSGVSSVLSQGPLTATNNLTDLAIDGAGYFIVKDEAGEYYTRAGQFHINEDGKLVTPEGRVVQGWNLQDSAGMASPPSDLNISNISVSPHATENVAIKVNLKSDDPVSSGAAFDPADPSNTSSYTVSLTIYDSLGDGHNLTFYFRKDADNQWEWHAFEEGTSLNQSGDLTFTTTGVLDSTTPGTGTITMSGGQTINVDFGGSTQHAADLSSTISFSQDGYEAGSMSSFVINRDGVIQGIITNGRREDIARIALADFHNPNGLMHVGNNLYLATPASGQPVINAPKTGGKGSIASFNLENSNVDLAAEFVRMIITQRAFQANARTITTADQLLTELVNLKR, encoded by the coding sequence ATGCTCAATTGTCTCTCGACAGGAGTCAACGGTTTAACTGCCAATAACAATGACATGTCCATCATCGCCAATAATATCGCCAATGCCAATACACCTGGCTATAAGACCCAGCGGGCGGAATTTGCCGACATTCTCTATCAGCAGACTGGAAAACTTGAATTCGGGAATGGAGTCAACGTCAGTGGTGTATCGTCAGTCCTGAGCCAGGGCCCTCTGACCGCCACCAACAACCTGACGGACTTGGCCATTGACGGAGCCGGATACTTTATCGTCAAGGATGAGGCTGGTGAATATTATACCAGGGCCGGGCAATTCCATATTAATGAAGACGGAAAGCTGGTTACTCCCGAAGGCCGGGTTGTTCAGGGGTGGAACCTGCAGGATAGCGCAGGCATGGCCAGTCCTCCATCTGACCTCAATATTTCCAATATTTCAGTCTCTCCCCATGCCACTGAAAATGTGGCCATAAAAGTCAATCTGAAATCCGATGATCCGGTTTCATCCGGTGCAGCTTTTGATCCTGCCGATCCCTCGAATACTTCCAGCTACACCGTATCCCTGACAATCTACGATTCTCTTGGTGACGGGCACAATCTCACCTTCTACTTTCGCAAGGATGCCGATAATCAATGGGAGTGGCATGCCTTCGAGGAGGGTACTTCACTGAACCAGAGCGGCGACCTGACCTTCACTACTACTGGAGTTCTGGACAGTACTACGCCAGGCACAGGTACCATTACCATGAGTGGAGGGCAGACAATCAATGTCGATTTTGGAGGATCCACTCAGCATGCCGCTGATCTTTCTTCCACGATCTCTTTTTCCCAGGATGGCTATGAGGCAGGTTCCATGAGCAGCTTTGTCATCAACAGGGATGGAGTAATTCAGGGAATCATTACCAATGGCCGGCGCGAGGATATCGCCCGCATCGCTTTGGCTGATTTCCATAATCCAAATGGCCTGATGCATGTGGGTAACAATCTCTATCTGGCTACCCCGGCGTCCGGCCAGCCGGTCATCAATGCACCTAAAACAGGAGGCAAGGGAAGCATCGCCTCTTTTAATCTGGAAAATTCGAACGTGGACCTGGCCGCTGAGTTTGTGAGAATGATCATTACGCAGCGCGCCTTTCAGGCCAATGCCCGAACCATCACCACGGCTGATCAGCTCCTGACTGAACTGGTGAACCTGAAACGGTAG
- a CDS encoding flagellar hook assembly protein FlgD gives MQASRLLESTVAPSANETISKIDSLNKDDFLKLLLTQMQHQDPLNPMDNTEFVSQLSQFSQLEQMYNVNQGLETLADSQNSIYNSLLANLLGKTARIDATKVYLKDQSTVNLNYELADSANRVTVKIFDSDGREVRTIEKPSQDSGMQTIEWDGKGDKGKDLPEGTYTVEITAYSRQGKTISLTPYLIDEVKEVIFTQGGDPSVKVAEQTVPISRILQVSENEKEESSAALPPEQAAVEADSGEE, from the coding sequence ATGCAAGCATCCAGATTACTCGAGTCAACGGTTGCTCCGTCGGCCAACGAGACGATTTCAAAAATTGACAGCCTGAACAAGGATGACTTTTTAAAGCTTCTCCTGACGCAGATGCAGCACCAGGACCCCTTAAATCCTATGGATAATACGGAATTTGTCTCTCAGTTGTCCCAGTTCAGCCAGCTTGAGCAGATGTATAACGTCAATCAGGGTCTTGAGACATTGGCCGATTCTCAAAACTCCATCTATAATTCCCTGCTGGCCAACCTCCTGGGAAAAACAGCCAGGATCGATGCAACCAAGGTTTATCTGAAAGACCAGAGTACCGTTAACCTCAACTACGAATTGGCCGATAGTGCGAACAGAGTGACCGTCAAAATATTCGATTCAGACGGGCGTGAAGTAAGGACTATCGAGAAACCTTCCCAGGACAGCGGGATGCAGACAATCGAATGGGATGGGAAGGGGGATAAAGGAAAAGATCTGCCCGAAGGGACATATACGGTTGAAATTACCGCTTACAGCCGTCAAGGGAAGACAATCAGCTTGACTCCCTATCTGATCGACGAGGTCAAGGAGGTTATTTTCACGCAAGGAGGTGATCCTTCGGTAAAGGTGGCAGAGCAGACTGTGCCCATATCGAGAATCCTGCAAGTCAGCGAAAACGAAAAGGAGGAATCTTCCGCCGCATTGCCGCCGGAGCAGGCAGCAGTGGAAGCGGACAGCGGTGAGGAGTAG